Within Frankiales bacterium, the genomic segment GCTGGTGGACAAGAGCGATCCGGCCGGCCTGGCCGAGCGGATCTCGCAGTACCTCGACTGGCGCGAGCAGCGTCCCGGGCTGGGGGAGCAGTGCGCGGCCTGGGTGGGCGAGCGCTTCTCCTTCGACCGCATGGTCGACGGGCTCGAAGGCGCCCTCGTCACGACCGAGGCGGCCTCGCGCCCCCGGGTCTCGCGGCGCGGCTGAGCCCGCAGCGTCAGGCGGCGCGCGCCCGTCGCCCGGCGAGCACGCCGAGCAGCCCCACGAGGCCGCCCACGACGTTGGCCAGGCCCCACGCGCAGGCGACCCACAGCAGCTCGTGCTCGTCGGCCATCAGCGCGAGGCCGAGCGCCACGACGCAGAACGCGGCGTTGGCCGCGGTGAGCCAGCCCAGCTGCGCGGTGATCTTGAGCAGGACGCCGGACCACGAGTTGAAGGCGACGCCGAGCGCCGACACCGAGAGCACGATCAGCAGGGGCCGGCCGCTGTCGGCGTAGGTCGGGCCGAACAGCGAGAGCACGGGGCCGGACACCAGCGACACGACCAGGATCGCGGGGACCATGAGCGACGCGATCGCGCGGGCCGAGGTGAGTGCCAGCTGGCGCAGGTGCGCGGAGTCGTGGCTGCCCTCCGCGAAGGTCGACTGCCCCACGGCGAACCCGATGGCGTTGATCAGGTTCGCGATCTGGAAGGCCACGAAGTACAGCGCCGCGTCCACCGGCCCGAACGCCCGCAGGACCACGAGCGGCAGCACGAGCTGAGGCACGAGGTTGAGCGCGCCGGCGAGGTAGGTGCCGCCGGAGTAGCGGTAGGTCTCGCGGATGAGGTCGCGCGAGAGGCCGCGGTGGATCCGGATGCCCAGCCGGCGCTGGATCAGCCAGATGCTGGCGACGGCGGCGACCGTGGCCGCGAGGGTGTGCGAGAGGAAGATCCCGAACGCGCCCACCGCGACGAGCAGCACGGGCAGCGCCACGCGCACGACGCCCATGAGCACGCCGTCGACGAGCAGGTTGTACTCGGTCCGGCGACGGGCCACGAACACCGAGTCGGTGAGCAGGTTGACGCTCGCGCCCGCGGTCAGCAGGACGAACAGCGGCGCGCGCCATGACGTGTCGAGGACGTGCCGCAGGTCCGGGGCGGCCCGCGGGAGCACCAGGCCGCCCACGACCGCGATGAGCGCCCCGGCCAGGGCGACCACCACGAGGGCGGTGCCGACGAGCCGGCCCGGGTCGGCGCTCGAGGGCAGGAACCGGATGAGGGTGGAGTTGAAGCCCAGGAGGCTGAAGTACGTGAACAGGCTCACCGCCGACAGCAGCGCGCTCGCCTCGCCCACCTCGGTGGGGGAGTACAGCCGCGCGGCCTCCACCCAGAACACGAAGCCGGCGGCGGCGGACACCGCCGTGGTGGCCATGAGGTAGAACGAGTTGCGCATGAGGTGGCTGCGCTCGCCGAGGCGGAGCCACCGCGCCAGCGGTAGCCCCCCTCCGCGCGCGCGGGCGTCCGGGTCGGTCGTCCCGGGCTCAGCCTCGGCCACGCCCACCACGGTAACGAGTCACGACGTGGCCGCCGGGGTCCGCTGCTCGCGACCGTCCGCTGAGCCGGTGCGGGCCGCGCCCAGGGCGCGCACCCGACGTCGGCTGACGAGGTACGCGGCAGGCCCGCACACGATGCCGGCGACCTCCCGCACCATGAGCCCGCGCGGGTAGCCCGTCCGCTTCCCCGCGTTCTTGGGGGAGTCGCCCGACAGCACGTACGACATCCCCGTGGGGACGGCGCGCAGCACCGCGCGCAGCTCGGACCGGGAGGCCAGCGCGCGGCGCGTGATCATGGCGCTGATGCCCAGGCCGTAGCCGAACACCTGGCGCGCCAGCGCCGCGGAGTCGGGCGCGTACTCGTGCCGCACGAGCGCCGCGGGCTGGTAGCGCAGCCGGTAGCCCGCGAACAGCACGGACAGGTAGGCGCTGAGGTCCTCGCCGCCCCGCGCGGCGGTGGCCGGGCCGAGGTCGACGGGGAAGCCGCCGAGCTCGAGCAGCACGTCGCGCCGGAACGCCGAGCACGCGCCGGACCCGAACATCCCGGCGGTGTAGGGGAACAGCGGCCCGTGGTCGGTGTCGGTCAGGGCGAACACGCGCGGCGCGAAGCCCTTGGAGAACCCGCCGAACTTCTCGAACGTGCGCTGCTCCTCGGTGTCGAGGGACGCCGGCAGGATCAGCCCGGTCACGCACGCGGTGCCGTCGTCGGCGAGCAGCTCGACGACGAGGTTGGCGACCCAGTCCGGGTCGGCGTCGACGTCGTCGTCGGTGAACGCGACGTACTCGCCGCGGGCGGCGCGCAGACCGGTGTTGCGGGCGCGCGACGCGCCGCGCTCCGGCTCCTCGAGCAGGCGCACCCGAGGGTCGCCGACCGAGTCGATGGCCTCCCGCGCCCCCGGGGTCGAGGGGCTGTTGTCGACCACCACGATCTCCAGCTGCGGCCAGGTCTGGGCCGTCAGCGTGCGCAGCGTGCGGGCGAGCCGCTCGGGCCGTCGGAAGGTCGCGAGCACCACGCTCACCAGCGGGGTCCCGGTGCCCAGCGCGTCGAGCCGCGCGGACCAGGTGCAGTCGGGAGGGTCGGCACGCAGGTCAACGTCGGCCGCGGCCAGGCCGTCGGCCTCGAGGTGCGCGTCGAGGGCGGCGCCAAGGCGCCGGCGCACCTCGCGCTGCACGTCGTCCGCCGCGGCCCGGCCGTCGCGGCACGGGACCACGACTTCGCCGACGGGGTGCCCGTGCACGCGCACCAGCAGGCGCACGGCCTCGTAGGGCTCGCCCGACGCGTTCGCCGCGGGCACGACGACGTCGTCGTGGACGGCGTCGCCCACGAGGTCGACCGTGGCCAGCCACACCGGGCCGTCGGGCAGCTCAGGCATGGGCCCCCACCCTCGACCGGGCGCGTCGGTAGTAGCGGAATCCCTTGGTGCGCAGGCGCTCGCGCTTCCACGCGATCGGGGCTCCGGTGCCCTCGAGGTACTGCGCCAGCTCGTCGTCTCCCGTCGTCCGCGTGATGGTGACGCGGGCGATGGCGAACACGTCGTCGTGCGGGTGGGAGAGGGCGTTCTTGACCCCGCAGGCGGAGGCGAAGCCGGCCTCGACGACGGCGGAGCGGACCGACCGGTCGTGGTGGCCGTGCGGGTACGCGAACGAGGTGCACGGGCGGGCCAGGCGCTGCTCGACGTCGTCGCGGGAGCCGGCGACCTCGTCGAGGAGACGGGACCGGGGCAGCACGTCGAGCTGGGGATGGGTGCGGCTGTGCGCTCCGACCTGGACCCACTCCGGCAGCGCGGCGAGGTCGGCCCAGCGCACGCGGCCCGGCGTCCCCGCCTCGCCCGTCGTGACGTACACGGTGGCGGCCGCGACGCCGGCACGTGCCAGGGAGTCGACGGCGCGGGGGAACTCGGGGTAGCCGTCGTCGAAGGTCACCAGCACCGGTCGCGACGGCATCGGCGCGCGGCCCGCGAGCGCGTCGGCGTAATGGTCGACGGTCAGCGGGTCGCGCCCGGAGGCGGCGACGGCACGCATGTGCCGAAGGAACGTCGCATGGTCGACGGCGTAGGGATCGCCGGGCTCGTCGGTGACGTCGTGGTAGAGCAGCACGGGCACGGCCGTCGCGGCGCCGGGGGCGCTGCGCACCGCGCGCGGGTACGCCGAACCAGCGCCCGCGTGCTCCCCAGCCACAGTCGCGAGTCTAGGTCGGGGCGGGCGTTGATGAACGTCGGCTGAACATCCGATGGCGCCAGGGGATCGGGGCCGTCGCCGTGCCCTCGCGTCACACGATGCGTAGCACGCGATGCACATTGCGTAGCTCCCAGGCGCGCACCGAGTGGGCGACGTAGCGCCTCTGCTGAAGCGAGATCGCGGCGACGTGCCGCAACCAGGCGAGCAGCACCAGGTCCTCGTCGGCCGGTCCCCCGTCGGGCAGGCACCACCGGCTGCGGTCCAGCAGGGCGCGCTCGTGGGCGTCCCATGACGCCCGGCCCCGGACGACGTCGGCGACGACCTGACCGGTCTCCTGACCGGAGACGGCGCGGCGGTGGTGCAGCAGCAGGTGCAGGACGTCGAGCAGCGGCAGGTCGGGCGAGGCCGCGAGGTCCCAGTCGACGACGCCGGTGACCGCTCGGGTGGACGGGTCCACGAGCAGGTTGCCCGACCACAGGTCGCCGTGCACCCAGCCCGCCTCGACCACGACGCCGCGCAGCGCTGCGCGCAGCCGCTCGCGGAGGGCGGCGATCCGCGACGTCGGCGCCAGCAGGTGCCACCGCGCCGCACCCTGGGCGAGCACGTCCAGGGGGGCGTCCACCCACGCGTGCAGCTGGTCGTCGTCGCAGACGATGCGGGTGGCGGTGGCCTGGTGCAGCGACGTGAGGAGCCCGACCGTCGTCCCCGACACGGCGGCCCAGGCCTCCGCGTCGGTCTCGAGCGTGTCCGCGGGGACGCCGGGGACCAGCGCGTCGACCGCGTAGGCGCTGCCGGACACCGTGCCGGCCGCGAGGCGGCGGGGGAGCGCGGCGGCGATGGGTGCGGGCAGCTTCGCGGCCGCGAGCTCGTGCAGCACACGGGTCTCGTGGGGCAGCCGGGCCGCCCCGCTCGGTGAGATCCGCAGCAGCGCCACGGGTTGCCCGCCGGGCGGCCCGAGGCGCACCACGGCAGTGCCCGTGCTCGTCCAGTCCGCGTCGAGGACCTCCCAGCCGCCGGCGCGCGGATCGGCCTGCGGGACGGCGGCCAGCGCCGACGGCACCAGTCCGAGCGCGGCGTCGAGGGCGGCGCGCGCGCGGGACGACCAGGGCCGCACCGGCGTGGCGGGTCCACTCGCGGGGTCGGCGTCCGCGAGGTAGGCCGGGGGCTCGGGCCGGATCACCGGGCCGCACCGAGCGGCTCGCCGTCCGCTGGCGCGGGCGGCACCGGACGCACGGGGCCCGACGGCAGGGCGCGCCAGCGGGCGAGCGTGCGGTCCCACAGGGTCGCGAGCACCTCGGTGCGGACCTCGGCCGCGGGTCGCGCGGCGTCGACCACGACGGCGCGCGGGATGACCGAGCCGAGCAGCCGGTACTCGGCCTCCTCGCGGCGCGCCGACTCCAGCGAGTCCTCGGGCTTGCGCTCGTGCGCGACCTCGGCCGGCAGCGTCAGCACGACGACGACGTCGGCGTCCGGCACGCTGCGCGCCAGCACCGAGAAGTACGCGCGCTTGAGGGTGACCAGGGGCGGCGCCGGCGGGATGCGGGCGTCGTGCACGTAGCGGTCGTAGACGACGAGCCGCCCGCGCAGCCGCGACGAGGTGCCGCGCAGCCAGCGCGACCACGCCGTGGGCACCCGGAGCAGCGGCGCCACGACGGGGTGCTCGCGCACGCTGCCGTCGCCGCTCTTCCACAGGCCCATGTAGACGCTGTCGACCGGCAGGGGCCAGGACTCCTCGATCGCGCGGCGCAGCGTGGACTTGCCGGCGCCGTTGGGACCGAGGAGCGCGACGCTGACCCCGTAGCGGCGCGGCAGCAGGGCGGGCGCGCGGAGGCGGCGGCGCGCGCGGGCCGCGACGTCGGCGCGCCGCTGGCGCGGCGAGCGGTCGCGCCGCCACCACTCGGCGAGCTGCGGTGCGAGCGTGGTCAGCGCGCCCCACTCGCCACGCTCCGCGCTCGTGCGCACACGGTGCGCCGACCACGCCGGCGGGGCGTGGGCCGTCACGACACGCCCGAGCTCACCGTCGTCGACGGCGCCGGGCGCCAGCGACCGCAGCCGCTCGCGGTACTTGTCGGGCACGGCGCCGGTGTCGAGCAGGCAGTGCAGCACGAGCAGCCAGAACTCGTCGTCCGCGCCGGGCAGGCGCACGCCGTCCTCGCCGCGGGTGCGACCCAGGACGGTCGCCGTGTGCCCCGTGGCGAGCCCGTGCCCGAAGACGATCCGGTCGGTCACCTCGAGCAGGAGGAACCGTCCCGTCGGGCGGTCGAGAGCCATCATCAGCAGCGTCGGCGCGCTGTCCCACCCGGGAACCGGGACGAAGCCGTGCTCCTGCGCGATGCGTTGGAACGTAAGGAGATCCGAGGGTGACACCAGGACGTCGACGTCGCCCGTGGGTGCCTCGGGGACAGCGGGGAGGCGCAGCAGGCACCAGCGCACGCCGTCGGTGTCGAGGTGGGCGAACAGGTCGCCGAGGAGTGGATGGATCACCGCTGCCGGCCCGGTGGGCCCGGGTGGCGCGACGGCTGCCCGGTCGCCATCGTCGGCACCCCCCTCGTGTGCGCTGCAAGCGCGGTCAGTGTGTCAGCACCGGTGGGCCGGTCGCGCGCGGAGCGGGCGGTCGGGCGGGTGGGTGGGTGGCACGGTCGTGCCGGGGACCGTACTGCCCGGTCGGACGGTGGCGCATCGTCACGTCGGACGACCCGTGCACGGGCGTCGCGGGCATACGCTGGCTGCGTACGGCGACGGGCGGGCATCCGACGTCGTACGAACGGGCAGGGGAACCGGGGTGTCAGCATGAACGAGCTGCGGGTCGAAGGTCACCGGGCGTCACGTCCTCCGCGTCATCTCGCGCCGCCCCCGGGTCCGCGTCACGCCGGTCGTCCCGTCTCCGTGCTGCGCCACGTCGCCGCCGTCGCCGTGGCGGCCACCGCGATCGGCGGGGTCGGGCTCGCTGCGGCCACCGCCCCCGTGCAGGCCGCCGACCCCGCGCCCGTGGCCGTGGCCTCGGTGGGCAGCCTCGTGGTGCACACCAACCAGCCGGCCCTGGCGACCGAGACCGTGTCCGTGGCCCCGCACGGCGTCGGGAACCTCCTCGCCGTGGCCGTGGAGACGAAGTTCGTGGGCACGCCCGCCTTCACCGGCGCCTCGATCAGCGGCGGCGGTGTCGCGACGTGGCAGAAAGCCTTGGGATTCCTCACGATCGACGGGACGCACGCCCAGGAGCTGTGGTGGGGCGTCGTCACGACGACCGGCACGCAGCCGCTCACCGTCGCCTACACCGCCGGAGCCACGGCCGGCACCTCCCAGAGCGCGACGTCGGTCGACGTCCAGGAGTTCTCCTCCAGCGCGGGCAGCTCCGCCTCGTGGTCGTTCGACGTCGCGGGCAGGGTCGACGACGGCACGACGACGACCGTGCCGACCTACCCCGCCCTGACGGCCGCCTCGGCCGGCGAGGTCTACGTGGGCTACCTCGCGATCCCCTCGTGGGTCTACCGCGGCAGCACCCCCGGCGTCGTCTACCAGACCGACGCCCGCGGCAACCAGGTCGTCTACGCGACGTCGGTGTCCGGGACCCTGGCGCCGTCGACGACCGGCCCCTCGCAGACCTTCACCTCGATCGGGATGCTGCTGCGCGCGGCGGCCGACGCGCCGTCGCCCGGCCCGACGTCGTCGAGCCCCGCCCCGAGCCCGACCACGTCGAGCCCGGCGCCGAGCCCCACCACCTCGAGCCCGGCCCCGAGCCCGACGACGTCCAGCCCCGCCCCGAGCCCCTCGACGTCGAGCCCGGCACCGAGCCCGAGCACCTCGAGCCCCGCGCCGCCTCCGGGGCCGGCGACCGTCAGCGCGGTCGGGTCGCTCGTGACGCACACCAACCAGCCATCTCTGGCGACCGAGACCGTGCAGGTGCGCCCTCGCGCCGCCGGGAACGTCCTGACCCTGGCGATCGAGACCAAGTTCGCCTGGGGCAAGGGATTCCTCGTCTCCTCGGTGAGCGGCGGCGGCGTCACGGCCTGGCAGCGCGCGTCGGCCTTCTACACCCGTGACGGCACCCACGGCGTCGAGCTGTGGTGGGGCGTCGTCTCCTCGCCCGGCGCCACGTCGCTGACCGTCACCTACGGATCCGGCTCGGCGACCGGCAGCTCCCAGAGCGCCACCTCGGTCGACGTGCAGGAGCTCGCGTCCTCGTCGGGAGCCGCCACCGTGTGGTCCCTCGACGCGACGGGGCGGGTCGACACCGGGGTGTCCACCTCGAGCCCGACGTACCCCACCCTGGCTCCGACGTCGACGCACGAGGCCTACGTGGGCTACCTCGCGATCCCGTCGTGGGTGCGAAAGGGCAGCACCCCCGGTGCCGTGTACCAGACCGACGCGCGCGGCAACCAGGTCGTGCACCTGGTGTCGGTCGACTCGACGGTGACGCCGTCGACGACCGGGCCGCAGCAGACGTTCACCTCGGCCGGGATGCTCCTGCGCGCCACCTGATCCCGCGACGGTGCCGCGGTCAGCCGATCGTGAGGCCGAACGCGGCTGCGAGGTCCGGGGCACCGGCCCCCTGGCGCAGCGGCCGCGCGCCGACCACCTGCGCGTAGAGCCGGGTCAGGCTGTAGTGGTCGAGGGGCACGTCGACGACGCGGTGCGCGAGGCTCGGGTGCAGCACCACGGTGAGCACGCGGTTGTCGGGCGTGTCGTCGCCGTCCTCGTCCGCGGTGACCACCACGAGGAGCCGGCCCGAGGTGAAGTCGGGCGACCGCAGGAGCGGCGCGAGCAGGGTGCGCAGCCACGTGTCGGCCGTGGCGAGCGAGCCGTCGTGCGCGTCGTGCTGGAGGTCCGGCACGACCAGGCCCACGTCGGGGAGCCGCCCGTCGCGGATGTCGGTGGCGAGCCGGCCCGTCACCGGGTCCCCCGCCGGGACGTCGTAGCGCGCGCAGTCGGCCGCTCCGCGGCGGAAGAACACCCAGGGGTTGTGCTTGACCGGCGCCGTCCCCGACTCCGACGTCGAGCACGGGCGGTCCATCCCGTCGACGTAGGTCATCGCGGTGCGCCCGTGCGCGATGGCCTGGTCGAACACCGACACGGCGTCGCCGACCTTCGGCGCGTTGGCGTCGACGCCCGCGTCGTCCGTCACCCCGAAGGTGGATCCCCCGGCGATGGCGAGGTAGTTCGGCTCGCTCGGGTGCGTGATCGCGGTCCAGTGCGTGGCGTAGCCGTAGCGCTCGGCCAGGCTCGCGAGGTAGGGCATGCCGGCGCGCATCTGGTCGAGCGAGTGGTTCTCCTCCACGACCACGAGCACCTTCGAGACGGGGGAGAGCGACGGGCTCGGGGACGGCGTCGG encodes:
- a CDS encoding phosphoesterase, producing MGTGTGGRRRAPARLIAVALGAALLAACSSTSAPATSEGAASPATSPATPTGSSAGATPAPTPTPSPSPSLSPVSKVLVVVEENHSLDQMRAGMPYLASLAERYGYATHWTAITHPSEPNYLAIAGGSTFGVTDDAGVDANAPKVGDAVSVFDQAIAHGRTAMTYVDGMDRPCSTSESGTAPVKHNPWVFFRRGAADCARYDVPAGDPVTGRLATDIRDGRLPDVGLVVPDLQHDAHDGSLATADTWLRTLLAPLLRSPDFTSGRLLVVVTADEDGDDTPDNRVLTVVLHPSLAHRVVDVPLDHYSLTRLYAQVVGARPLRQGAGAPDLAAAFGLTIG
- a CDS encoding phosphotransferase, with product MVGAPCAHERGAWRVGRADHARTAARRVVAARPLAAPAARRRRGPRAPPPPRARPAAAPLRGQRRAPRSQRRRQVHAAPRDRGVLAPAGRQRLHGPVEERRRQRARAPRRGAAAPGAHGVVALAARHLVAAARAARRLRPLRARRPHPAGAAPGHPQARVLLGAGAQRAGRRRRRRADAAGRGRARAQARGLAGVGAPRGGRVPAARLGHPARRRGRRRATRGRGPHRGARDPVGPHARPLARPAVGPRASGAARASGRRAARCGPVIRPEPPAYLADADPASGPATPVRPWSSRARAALDAALGLVPSALAAVPQADPRAGGWEVLDADWTSTGTAVVRLGPPGGQPVALLRISPSGAARLPHETRVLHELAAAKLPAPIAAALPRRLAAGTVSGSAYAVDALVPGVPADTLETDAEAWAAVSGTTVGLLTSLHQATATRIVCDDDQLHAWVDAPLDVLAQGAARWHLLAPTSRIAALRERLRAALRGVVVEAGWVHGDLWSGNLLVDPSTRAVTGVVDWDLAASPDLPLLDVLHLLLHHRRAVSGQETGQVVADVVRGRASWDAHERALLDRSRWCLPDGGPADEDLVLLAWLRHVAAISLQQRRYVAHSVRAWELRNVHRVLRIV
- a CDS encoding glycosyltransferase, which translates into the protein MPELPDGPVWLATVDLVGDAVHDDVVVPAANASGEPYEAVRLLVRVHGHPVGEVVVPCRDGRAAADDVQREVRRRLGAALDAHLEADGLAAADVDLRADPPDCTWSARLDALGTGTPLVSVVLATFRRPERLARTLRTLTAQTWPQLEIVVVDNSPSTPGAREAIDSVGDPRVRLLEEPERGASRARNTGLRAARGEYVAFTDDDVDADPDWVANLVVELLADDGTACVTGLILPASLDTEEQRTFEKFGGFSKGFAPRVFALTDTDHGPLFPYTAGMFGSGACSAFRRDVLLELGGFPVDLGPATAARGGEDLSAYLSVLFAGYRLRYQPAALVRHEYAPDSAALARQVFGYGLGISAMITRRALASRSELRAVLRAVPTGMSYVLSGDSPKNAGKRTGYPRGLMVREVAGIVCGPAAYLVSRRRVRALGAARTGSADGREQRTPAATS
- a CDS encoding polysaccharide deacetylase family protein — protein: MAGEHAGAGSAYPRAVRSAPGAATAVPVLLYHDVTDEPGDPYAVDHATFLRHMRAVAASGRDPLTVDHYADALAGRAPMPSRPVLVTFDDGYPEFPRAVDSLARAGVAAATVYVTTGEAGTPGRVRWADLAALPEWVQVGAHSRTHPQLDVLPRSRLLDEVAGSRDDVEQRLARPCTSFAYPHGHHDRSVRSAVVEAGFASACGVKNALSHPHDDVFAIARVTITRTTGDDELAQYLEGTGAPIAWKRERLRTKGFRYYRRARSRVGAHA
- a CDS encoding oligosaccharide flippase family protein is translated as MAEAEPGTTDPDARARGGGLPLARWLRLGERSHLMRNSFYLMATTAVSAAAGFVFWVEAARLYSPTEVGEASALLSAVSLFTYFSLLGFNSTLIRFLPSSADPGRLVGTALVVVALAGALIAVVGGLVLPRAAPDLRHVLDTSWRAPLFVLLTAGASVNLLTDSVFVARRRTEYNLLVDGVLMGVVRVALPVLLVAVGAFGIFLSHTLAATVAAVASIWLIQRRLGIRIHRGLSRDLIRETYRYSGGTYLAGALNLVPQLVLPLVVLRAFGPVDAALYFVAFQIANLINAIGFAVGQSTFAEGSHDSAHLRQLALTSARAIASLMVPAILVVSLVSGPVLSLFGPTYADSGRPLLIVLSVSALGVAFNSWSGVLLKITAQLGWLTAANAAFCVVALGLALMADEHELLWVACAWGLANVVGGLVGLLGVLAGRRARAA